From a single Pseudomonas sp. A34-9 genomic region:
- a CDS encoding YcfL family protein, producing the protein MRFKLIAVAALALLASGCATPPPPEPGSAASKVVAMGPQKHIVVGAMRVARENGFMTVNVQLSNTLNSNKIFYYRFAWLGAEGFPIAEEEVWKSQMMYGAQTSFIQGIAPTPKAVDFRLEIKTP; encoded by the coding sequence ATGCGCTTCAAACTCATCGCCGTCGCCGCCCTCGCCTTGCTGGCGAGCGGCTGCGCCACCCCGCCACCGCCAGAGCCGGGCAGCGCCGCGAGCAAAGTCGTGGCCATGGGTCCGCAGAAACACATCGTCGTCGGCGCCATGCGCGTCGCCCGCGAAAACGGCTTCATGACGGTCAATGTGCAGTTGAGCAACACCCTCAACAGCAACAAGATTTTCTACTACCGCTTCGCCTGGCTCGGTGCGGAAGGTTTCCCGATTGCCGAAGAAGAAGTGTGGAAAAGCCAAATGATGTACGGCGCCCAGACCAGCTTCATTCAGGGGATTGCCCCGACCCCGAAAGCCGTGGACTTCCGTCTGGAAATCAAGACGCCGTAA